One genomic region from Enterobacter hormaechei ATCC 49162 encodes:
- a CDS encoding Csu type fimbrial protein, with amino-acid sequence MKALCLCLRESAEGVVHPFFALIVGLMMSPGVGAVTSQSFRVSATVVPGCSVSTGTGGRFGMLDFGTRNGVDSTPVSTSFVADGALSIACTPGVALSMTIDGGQNYSSVRRMTRSGGTEVVGYRLYSSSSLAANSEIGVNQAIPITYTNSNNIALPLFGVALLTGFSLPGTYSDQLTVTLSW; translated from the coding sequence ATGAAGGCATTGTGTTTATGTCTGCGCGAAAGCGCAGAGGGCGTCGTGCACCCTTTTTTCGCCCTGATCGTCGGGCTGATGATGAGCCCCGGCGTCGGGGCGGTGACCTCCCAGTCCTTCAGGGTGAGCGCGACGGTAGTACCGGGATGCTCGGTGAGCACCGGCACGGGCGGGCGCTTTGGGATGCTGGATTTTGGAACCCGCAATGGCGTGGACAGCACGCCGGTCAGCACCAGCTTTGTCGCCGACGGCGCGTTGTCCATCGCCTGCACGCCGGGCGTGGCGCTGAGCATGACCATTGACGGCGGCCAGAATTACAGCTCGGTGCGACGGATGACGCGTTCAGGCGGGACCGAAGTGGTCGGTTACCGGCTCTACAGCAGCAGCTCTCTGGCGGCGAACAGCGAAATTGGGGTTAACCAGGCAATACCGATTACCTATACCAACAGCAATAACATCGCGCTGCCTCTTTTTGGCGTCGCGCTCCTGACGGGATTTAGCCTGCCGGGAACATATTCAGATCAACTCACCGTGACCTTGTCATGGTAG
- a CDS encoding fimbrial biogenesis chaperone → MKPFFRRSGLVGLLGAVALATGQAHAAATILLWPIDPWLPAEARATELWIQNQGNSATTMQVRIVRWKQEGGYERYTAQQDVVASPPIVTIAKGSKQLIRLIKQGTIPTGVEQAYRIIVDEIPQPDAKAEPSMGLKLQMRYSIPLFVYGQGIPTLNEGAHHALANTQQLSWRVVQEEGKPALQVSNQGDVHVRLSQVAVEQGGQKRTVAEGLLGYVLPGSTRSWPLPAGIYQPNRMSAQINARDTQWQSTPVN, encoded by the coding sequence ATGAAGCCATTTTTCAGGCGGTCAGGCCTGGTGGGTCTGTTGGGGGCGGTGGCTCTGGCAACGGGCCAGGCGCATGCAGCGGCAACCATTCTTCTGTGGCCCATCGATCCGTGGCTTCCGGCAGAGGCCAGAGCAACTGAGTTGTGGATCCAGAATCAGGGCAACAGCGCCACAACAATGCAGGTACGTATTGTGCGCTGGAAACAGGAGGGCGGATACGAGCGTTACACCGCCCAGCAGGATGTGGTCGCCAGCCCGCCGATCGTGACCATCGCCAAAGGCAGTAAACAGCTTATTCGCCTGATCAAGCAGGGGACGATCCCGACGGGGGTTGAGCAGGCCTACCGCATCATTGTGGATGAAATTCCCCAGCCGGATGCCAAAGCGGAACCGTCCATGGGCCTCAAACTGCAAATGCGCTATTCCATTCCCCTGTTTGTTTATGGGCAGGGGATCCCCACCCTCAACGAAGGGGCGCACCACGCGCTGGCGAACACCCAACAGCTGAGCTGGCGGGTCGTGCAGGAGGAGGGGAAACCCGCGCTTCAGGTCAGCAATCAGGGGGATGTACACGTCCGGCTCAGCCAGGTTGCGGTTGAGCAGGGCGGGCAAAAGCGCACGGTTGCCGAGGGGCTGCTGGGTTATGTGCTGCCAGGCAGCACCCGAAGCTGGCCGCTTCCGGCAGGCATTTATCAGCCGAATCGGATGAGCGCGCAAATTAATGCCAGGGATACGCAATGGCAATCGACGCCCGTCAACTGA
- a CDS encoding fimbria/pilus outer membrane usher protein codes for MAIDARQLKPAMMILLCVSTSAFAETGDDSLPPPPDARTMNGEAVFQLALVLNHYDTGLVVPVTQREGAWFISGADLLRAGLPPAHVPAGEVNLSTLSSVRAEYDSSAQRLLLTVPRDWVAARVTPFSEQSAQSKPHYGRGALLNYDVYTNHSEHTGGQASVWHEFRYFNEDYSFSSTGYARQNFTGSSGQQEGYVRYDSTFLITNEEDATTWTAGDVISDALSWSTSVRMGGISYGRDFSLRPDLVTWPLPAFSGEAAVPTSVDLFINGYRSGSTRLQPGPFTLTNLPYINGAGDAVLVTTDALGRQVSTTLPFYVTSDLLKQGLSDGAVTLGSLRRNYGIENFDYGPAAGSGSYRYGVTDWLTLEGHAEGAESLALGGAGTVLKLGRFGVVNTSWTQSRMRGDSGGQTNWGYQYNTSEFSVATQHTRRDRGFGNLALYDQPTVYDENDNPVASLSRNTDQYSLTFNLGEYGNIGAAWIGVESFDSQKTELLNLSWSRNLWGSSSIYLAASRDQQRGDWTVALSLQVPLGERDSAAVTFENTPDAGSTQRINYNHSMPSDGGFSWNMAWANQSRSSDYQQATLGWRNNNVELQGGGYGEKGMMTWWGEAMGSVVLMDGELFAANKINDAFVVISTDGHPDVPVSYENQPVGKTNNKGYLLVSGVSAYYPASYRIDTLNLPADTRLKETERRVAIRRHNGYLVDFPMEQERVASVILHDAQGNAIPVGSQVKRASRSSAVVGYDGLAWLENLNDVNPLEVITPEGKRCTATLTVGANPEHKLQTYGPLTCRETPVRCAPAAIFWRQLGGLYRQYGQCLVWQRHLVRAERHRGSGNDGHAGGDL; via the coding sequence ATGGCAATCGACGCCCGTCAACTGAAACCGGCGATGATGATCCTGCTTTGCGTCAGTACCAGCGCCTTTGCCGAAACCGGCGACGATAGTTTACCGCCGCCGCCGGATGCGCGGACGATGAACGGCGAAGCAGTATTCCAGCTCGCCCTGGTGCTGAACCACTATGACACAGGTCTGGTGGTGCCGGTGACGCAACGCGAGGGCGCCTGGTTTATTTCGGGCGCGGATTTGCTCCGCGCCGGGCTACCGCCCGCGCATGTGCCTGCCGGAGAGGTAAATCTCTCGACGCTTTCGTCGGTACGCGCAGAGTATGACAGCTCGGCCCAGCGCCTGTTGCTGACGGTCCCCCGGGACTGGGTTGCCGCGCGGGTTACGCCGTTCAGCGAACAGAGCGCGCAAAGCAAACCGCACTATGGCCGCGGCGCGCTACTCAATTACGACGTTTATACCAACCATTCCGAGCACACGGGCGGCCAGGCGTCGGTGTGGCATGAGTTCCGCTATTTCAATGAGGACTATTCGTTTTCATCGACGGGGTACGCCCGGCAGAACTTCACCGGTAGCAGCGGGCAGCAGGAAGGGTACGTGCGCTATGACTCAACGTTTCTGATCACCAACGAGGAGGATGCCACCACCTGGACCGCCGGGGACGTCATCAGCGATGCGCTGAGCTGGAGCACCAGCGTGCGCATGGGCGGGATCAGCTACGGGCGCGACTTCTCCCTGCGTCCGGATCTGGTGACCTGGCCGCTGCCCGCGTTTTCCGGCGAGGCGGCCGTCCCGACCTCGGTCGATCTGTTTATTAATGGCTACCGTTCCGGCTCCACCCGCCTTCAGCCGGGGCCGTTTACCCTGACTAATCTGCCGTATATCAACGGTGCCGGGGATGCGGTGCTGGTTACCACCGATGCGCTGGGCCGTCAGGTGAGTACCACGCTGCCATTTTATGTCACCAGCGATCTGCTGAAGCAGGGGTTAAGCGACGGCGCCGTGACGCTGGGCAGCCTGCGGCGTAACTACGGTATTGAGAATTTTGACTATGGCCCGGCGGCGGGCAGCGGATCGTATCGCTACGGGGTAACCGACTGGCTGACGCTGGAGGGGCACGCGGAAGGGGCGGAGTCGCTGGCGCTCGGCGGCGCGGGCACGGTGCTGAAGCTCGGGCGTTTTGGGGTGGTGAATACCTCCTGGACCCAAAGCCGCATGCGCGGCGATAGCGGCGGCCAGACAAACTGGGGCTATCAGTACAACACCAGCGAGTTTAGCGTAGCGACCCAGCATACCCGACGCGATCGTGGCTTCGGCAACCTCGCCCTGTACGATCAGCCCACCGTTTATGATGAAAATGATAACCCCGTTGCCAGCCTGAGCCGCAATACCGACCAGTATTCCTTAACCTTTAACCTCGGGGAATACGGCAATATCGGCGCGGCATGGATCGGCGTTGAGAGTTTTGACAGCCAGAAAACGGAACTGCTCAACCTCTCCTGGAGCCGCAATCTGTGGGGCTCAAGCAGTATTTATCTGGCTGCCAGCCGTGATCAGCAGCGGGGCGACTGGACGGTTGCGCTGTCGTTGCAGGTCCCCCTTGGCGAACGTGACAGCGCCGCCGTCACCTTTGAAAACACCCCTGACGCAGGCAGCACTCAACGCATTAACTACAACCACTCGATGCCGTCTGACGGCGGCTTTAGCTGGAACATGGCCTGGGCCAACCAGTCGCGGTCGAGTGACTATCAACAGGCCACACTCGGCTGGCGGAATAACAACGTTGAACTACAGGGCGGCGGCTACGGTGAGAAGGGCATGATGACCTGGTGGGGCGAGGCGATGGGGTCTGTCGTGCTGATGGACGGTGAGCTGTTTGCGGCGAACAAAATCAACGATGCGTTTGTGGTGATCAGCACCGACGGACACCCGGATGTTCCCGTCAGCTACGAGAACCAGCCGGTGGGTAAAACCAATAACAAAGGCTATCTGCTGGTGAGCGGCGTTTCCGCCTATTATCCGGCAAGCTACCGCATTGACACCCTGAACTTACCCGCGGATACCCGGCTGAAAGAGACCGAGCGTCGGGTGGCGATACGTCGGCATAACGGTTATCTGGTGGATTTCCCGATGGAGCAGGAGCGGGTTGCCAGCGTCATCCTGCATGATGCGCAGGGCAATGCGATCCCGGTGGGAAGCCAGGTTAAACGTGCCTCCCGCAGCAGCGCCGTTGTCGGCTATGACGGCCTCGCCTGGCTGGAAAACCTCAACGATGTGAATCCGCTCGAGGTCATCACCCCGGAGGGTAAACGCTGTACGGCAACGCTGACCGTTGGCGCAAACCCTGAGCATAAGCTGCAAACCTACGGTCCGCTGACCTGTCGGGAGACGCCTGTTCGTTGCGCTCCTGCTGCTATTTTCTGGCGGCAGCTGGGCGGCCTGTACCGTCAGTACGGTCAATGCCTCGTTTGGCAGCGTCACCTCGTTCGCGCTGAGCGGCACCGGGGAAGTGGAAACGACGGGCACGCTGGTGGTGACCTGTGA
- a CDS encoding spore coat U domain-containing protein: MSGTGEVETTGTLVVTCDTVLNLLTNDSVTLNYTSASVFANSRATMKRTDNAAITDVIPTRLCGASGCGGNSEVQISKAYTWSGNTLLGLLGSRRYNIPLYFRTVMGQNVTAGPYQVLLTFSINYNVCAIGAVGACLTPQTGTATTSILLNMTVTNDCSTMTTPDVNFNSAPLVQNFPTVSQSVAVTCTKGSTYTIGINNGANALNNVRRMVSGSNFMSYDIYKEATSNRWGGSGSERWASASSSQVSTDGLLRTYNYTAKVLTSQATPPAGTYTDTLIVDVAF; the protein is encoded by the coding sequence CTGAGCGGCACCGGGGAAGTGGAAACGACGGGCACGCTGGTGGTGACCTGTGATACCGTCCTCAACCTGTTAACTAACGACTCGGTGACGCTGAATTACACGTCGGCATCCGTCTTCGCGAATAGCCGTGCCACCATGAAGCGTACGGACAACGCGGCTATCACCGATGTCATTCCCACGCGCCTGTGCGGGGCGTCCGGCTGCGGCGGAAACAGTGAAGTACAAATCAGCAAAGCCTACACCTGGAGCGGAAACACCCTGCTCGGGCTGCTGGGTTCAAGGCGCTACAACATTCCCCTTTATTTTCGGACCGTGATGGGGCAGAACGTCACGGCCGGGCCGTACCAGGTGTTGTTAACGTTCAGCATCAACTACAACGTGTGCGCCATCGGTGCGGTCGGGGCGTGCCTGACCCCGCAAACCGGCACGGCAACCACCTCTATCCTCCTCAACATGACCGTCACCAATGATTGCAGCACCATGACCACGCCGGACGTCAATTTTAACAGCGCGCCGCTGGTGCAAAATTTCCCCACCGTTTCACAGTCGGTCGCCGTCACCTGCACCAAGGGCAGCACCTACACCATAGGCATTAACAATGGGGCAAACGCCCTGAACAACGTGCGTCGTATGGTCAGCGGCAGCAACTTCATGAGTTACGACATTTACAAAGAGGCGACCAGCAACCGCTGGGGTGGCAGCGGCAGCGAGCGCTGGGCCAGCGCCAGCTCATCGCAGGTCAGCACGGACGGGCTTTTACGCACCTACAACTACACCGCTAAGGTCCTCACCAGCCAGGCCACGCCGCCTGCCGGAACCTACACCGACACGCTGATTGTCGACGTCGCATTCTGA
- the tar gene encoding methyl-accepting chemotaxis protein II has product MLNRIRVVTMLMMVLVIFALLQLISGGLFFSSLKQNQDSFAASNDLRMQQSELTTTWDLMLQTRINLSRSSARMMMDPNNQQSSAKTELLKNARATLADAAKHYDAFKKIAPQPAMAQASANIDEKYQAYFAGLTELVQFLENGNMDAYFAQPTQGMQNALGAALGEYAKASGELYHSAFTQSQNDYRFAKWQMAVLALALVIVLVAVWYGIRHILLNPLGRVIAHIRDIGRGDLTKTLNVSGRNEITELATSVDHMQRSLIDTVANVREGADAIYTGTSEIAMGNNDLSSRTEQQASALEETAASMEQLTATVKQNADNARQASQLAESASDTAQRGGRVVDGVVKTMHDIADSSKKIADIISVIDGIAFQTNILALNAAVEAARAGEQGRGFAVVAGEVRNLASRSANAAKEIKALIEDSVSRVDTGSVLVESAGETMNDIVNAVTRVTDIMGEIASASDEQSRGIDQVALAVSEMDRVTQQNAALVQESAAAAAALEDQASRLKMAVSAFRLTSKTTNTVSSRSAYSEVTPAPVATRTRAAVTGQDENWETF; this is encoded by the coding sequence ATGTTGAACCGTATCCGCGTTGTCACAATGCTTATGATGGTGCTGGTCATTTTCGCACTTCTTCAGCTTATTTCTGGCGGCCTCTTTTTCTCGTCGTTAAAACAGAACCAGGACAGCTTCGCGGCCTCGAACGATTTGCGGATGCAGCAAAGCGAGCTGACCACGACCTGGGATCTGATGTTGCAGACGCGTATCAACCTGAGCCGCTCTTCCGCCCGCATGATGATGGATCCGAACAACCAGCAGAGCAGCGCAAAAACAGAACTGCTGAAGAATGCGCGCGCCACGCTGGCAGACGCGGCGAAACACTACGACGCCTTCAAAAAAATCGCCCCTCAGCCCGCCATGGCGCAGGCGAGCGCGAACATAGATGAAAAATATCAGGCCTACTTCGCCGGGCTGACGGAGCTGGTGCAGTTCCTGGAAAATGGCAATATGGACGCCTATTTCGCGCAGCCGACCCAGGGAATGCAGAACGCCCTCGGCGCGGCACTCGGCGAGTACGCCAAAGCCAGCGGCGAGCTTTATCACTCCGCGTTTACGCAAAGCCAGAACGACTACCGTTTTGCGAAATGGCAGATGGCGGTTCTTGCCCTCGCGCTGGTTATCGTCCTGGTGGCCGTGTGGTACGGCATTCGTCATATCCTTCTTAACCCGCTTGGCCGCGTCATCGCCCATATCCGTGATATTGGCCGGGGCGATCTGACGAAAACGCTGAACGTGTCTGGCCGCAACGAGATCACCGAACTGGCAACCAGCGTCGACCATATGCAGCGTTCGCTGATTGATACCGTCGCCAACGTGCGTGAGGGGGCGGATGCCATCTATACCGGCACAAGTGAAATCGCGATGGGCAACAACGATCTCTCGTCCCGCACCGAACAGCAGGCCTCCGCTCTGGAAGAGACGGCGGCCAGCATGGAGCAGCTCACCGCGACCGTGAAGCAGAACGCCGACAACGCTCGTCAGGCGTCGCAGCTTGCCGAAAGCGCGTCCGACACCGCCCAGCGCGGTGGTCGGGTGGTCGACGGCGTGGTGAAAACCATGCATGACATTGCCGACAGCTCCAAGAAAATCGCCGACATCATCAGCGTTATCGACGGTATCGCCTTCCAGACCAATATCCTGGCGCTGAACGCGGCCGTTGAAGCGGCGCGCGCGGGCGAGCAGGGGCGCGGGTTTGCCGTGGTCGCAGGCGAAGTACGTAACCTCGCCAGCCGCAGCGCCAATGCGGCGAAAGAGATCAAAGCCCTGATTGAAGACTCTGTTTCACGCGTGGATACCGGCTCGGTGCTGGTGGAAAGTGCGGGTGAAACCATGAATGACATCGTGAATGCCGTGACGCGCGTGACGGACATCATGGGTGAAATCGCCTCTGCATCGGATGAGCAGAGTCGTGGTATTGACCAGGTCGCCCTGGCGGTATCGGAAATGGATCGTGTGACGCAGCAAAACGCCGCCCTGGTGCAGGAGTCCGCTGCGGCGGCCGCTGCGCTGGAGGACCAGGCGAGCCGCCTGAAAATGGCCGTCTCGGCGTTCCGTCTTACTTCAAAAACGACAAATACGGTCAGCTCGCGGTCGGCGTACAGCGAAGTAACCCCGGCGCCCGTGGCAACACGTACGCGCGCAGCGGTGACCGGACAAGATGAAAACTGGGAAACATTTTGA